From the genome of Longispora fulva:
TGGCGATCGGGGAGATGACGTACGGCGAGCTGGCGCGGAGGGTGCGGTGCACCGCGGCCGGGTTGCTCGACGCCGGGCTGGAGCCCGGTGACCGGGTGCTGTTCTCCGTCCGGCCCGAGGCGGCCGGGGTGGTGCTCGCGTTAGGGATCGTCGCGGCCGGCGGGACCGTCGTGTTCGCCGATCCGGGGACCGGACCGGAGCTGTTCGCCGCCCGGCTGGCGCTCGCCGGGCCGACGTGGGCGGCGGCCGAGTCGCTGCTGTACGCCACCAGTCGGTACGGGCGGGGGCTGGCGCGGCGGCGGGGGCTGCTGTTGCCGTCGTACCGGGAGTTGCCGGTGCGTCACGTGTACGCGGGGCGGTGGCTGCCGGGGGTGCCCGGTGGTGCGTTGTCGGCCCGGAGGCTGGCTTCCACGCCGTCGATCACGGCCGGAGGCGCGGCGCGCGGCGGGTCGGGGGTCGCGGGCCATGCCGGATCGGGCGTCGCGGGGCGCTCCGGGGTCGCGCACCTCGCCGATCAGGAAGCGCTCGTCGTGTTCACCTCCGGCAGCACCGCCGCGCCCAAGGCCGTCGTGCACACCCGCGGCTCCCTGGGCGCAGGCCTCCAGCTCCTGGCCACCCGCTGCCGGATCGGCCCCGGCGACACCGTGCACACCGACCAGCTCATGCTCGGCCTGCCGGCCCTCGTCGCCGGCGCGCACTGGACGATGCCGCCGTACGGGTTCGCCCCCGGGGCCGATCCGGCCCGGTACGCCGCCGGACTCCGTGGCGCGACGCACGCGTTCTGTGTCCCGGCCGACCTCGCGGTCCTCCTCGACGCGGGGATCACCGCCCCCGGGCTCCGCCACCTGCTGGTCGGCGGGGCACCGGTCCTACCGCCCCTGCTCCGCCGGGCCCGGGCGGCGCTCGGCGGCACCGAGATCCTCGCCGTGTACGGCATGACCGAGATCCTGCCGATCGCCATCGCCACCGCTGAGGAGAAGCTGGCCCACACCGGGCCGGGCGACCTGATCGGCGAGCCCCTTCCCGGGGTACTGGTCACCATCGCGCCCGACGGCGAGCTGTCGGTGTCAGGGCCGAACCTGTGCCGGGGGTACCTCGGGGAGGCCCCGCTGGACAGCCACGCGACGGGTGACCTGGCGGCCATCGACGACGGCCGGCTCGTGTTGCTCGGCCGCAAGAAGGACATGATCATCCGCCGGAAGACCAATGTGTACCCGGGCCTGTACGAGCCGGCGATCAGCACGCTGCCGGGGGTGCGCGAGGCCGCGCTGGTGGGGGTGCCCGACGAGATCGGCGACGAACGGATCGTCCTGGCGGTGGTGCCGGACCTTGTCCGGGAGCCGGGGCACGACGGGCGTCCCGGAAGGACCGGCGGCCCGGGCGACGGGCACGAACTCGTGGCCGAACTGCGGGCGAGGCTGCCGCATGTCATCGACGCTTCCGCGCTGCCCGACGAGATCGTGCCGGTCGCGGCGATCCCGACGGTCGGCCGGACCCGCAAGCCCGACCGCGAGGCGTTGCGGCGACTGGTGACCGGGGACCGGGCCGAGGCGGGGAAGCCGTGACCGGGCCGGGCCGGGGTGTGCGTGTGCGGGGTGCCTGGGCAGGGACTATTTCGAGGGGTGTCTGGTGCGGATCGCGGTGACCGGGGCTGGCGGGTTCGTGGGCGGGGCCGTGTGTCGGGGGCTCGTCGCCGACGGGCACCGCGTCGTGCCCCTCACCCGGCGGGAGTGGGACATCACCACCGGCCCGATGACCGACCCGCCGGAGGTCGACGCGGTCGTGCACTGCGCCGCGGCCGTCACCGACTGGGGACCTCTCGAACCGGTCCGCCGGGCCAACGTCGACGGCACCCGGCACGTGCTGGCCACTTTCCGGACCGCCCGGTTCGTGCACGTCTCCACGGCCAGCGTCTACGACCCGTTCCGCCCCACGGTGCGCGCCGTCGAGGCGGAGGCGCCCGTGGGCCGCTACCTCACCGGGTACGCCGCGACCAAGGCCGCCGCCGAGCAGCTCGTCCTGCACCGCCCGGACGCCGTCGTCCTCCGCCCGCACGCCGTGTACGGCCCCGGCGACCCCACCCTGCTCCCCCGGGTACTCGGCGCGATCCGGGGCCGCACGCTGTGGATCGTCGGGGACGGCCGGGCGGCCCAGTCGCTCACGTCCGTGGCGAACCTGGTCCGGGCCGTCGGGTTGGCGTGCGCCGGGGGCCCCGGGGGCGCGTACAACATCGCGGACGCCGAGCCGGTCGAGGTCGGGGCGGCGTTGCGGGACCTGTTGGCGGCCCGGGGGCTGGCGGTCCGGGTCCGTGGGCTGCCGATCGGGGTGGCGTGGCCGGTCGCCGGGGCCCTGGAACGGGGGTTCCGACTGGCGGGTACGCGCCGCCCACCCCGCCTGACCAGGTACGCGATCAGCCACCTCGCGATGGAACGCACCCTGGACCTGACCAGGGCGACCACGCTGCTCGGTTACGCCCCGACCCCGACGTCCTTCGCCGGCGCGGCCGACTGGTGAGCGAGCGTGGGTAGCATCGGTTCATGATCACGAACCCGGACGCGGTCACCGTCCTCTGCTACGGCGACTCCAACACGCAGGGCGAACGCCCCAGCGACTACGACCTGGGCCGCTGGCCCGCCGACGTGCGCTGGACCGGCCAGCTGCAGGACCTCCTGGGCGACGGCTTCTCCGTCATCGAGGAGGGCCTGGGCGGCCGGACCACCGACGTGGACTACGCCGATCGGGTGGGGAAGAACGGCCGCACCTACCTGCGCCCGTGCCTGGACACGCACACGCCGCTCGACATCGTCGTGCTGATGCTCGGCACCAATGACCTGAAGATCGTGTTCGACCGGTCGGCCGACCAGATCGCCGCCGCGGTGGGCGGGTTGTTGGACGACATCGAGACGTACGGGGTCGGCCGGGCCGGGCCGCCGAAGGTCATCCTGCTGTCCCCCGCCCCCGTGGACGACACGAAGCCGGGGTACTACGCCGACGAGATCCCGAGGTACGACACCGCCTCGGTGGCGAAGTCACGGGAACTGGCCGACCGGCTGCGGGCGCTCGCGGAGAAGCGGGGGCACCTGTTCGCCGACATCGGCATCGTGGCCGAGGTGGGCGACGACGGCGTGCACCTCACCCGGGACTCGCACAGCGCCGTGGCCGCGCTGGTGGCGGCACGCATCTCCGACGCTCTGGCCCGCTGACCTACCGTCGCACGCCGGGTCGGTGACGCGGCGTAATCAGAGAATGGTTTTCAAGACCTTCAAACCCATTCATCGGTTACGCCGCGTCTCTCCCCCTGCGCGCGGCGGCTCGACGACAGCGCGGTCGCGGCGCTGCGGGCGCGTCTCCTGACCACATAGCGGGATCAACCGCCGGTATCGGCAACGTTCACTGTCCACGCCTTGCGGGTCTCGATGTGGAGCTCTACGGTGGAGGCCCGATCCGCGCCTACATCTCACACGGGGGAGACTCGTTGCGCACCCTTCGCGGCGCCATGACCGCTGCCATCGCACTGGCGGCTTCTGCCGCAGTCCTTCCGGCTCCGGCCCTCGCCGGACCCGCCGCGCCCACCGCGCCGTACACGGCCATCACCCTCACCGGGCCGGCCTCCGGCAACCACATGTTCAACGGGAGCAAGGTCCTCGACGCGACCACCGCGACCGTGACCGCCACCCCGTGGGGGGCCGAGGGCCTCGTCCTGGGAGCCACCCCGACCGCTGGTGACCCGGTCAGCGTCGAGATGGTCGCTCCGCCGTCGACGCCCTGGCAGACCGGTACGACGTACCAGGTCCAGCGGTCCGCCAACGGCGCCTACGCCGGCATGGATGTCAGCGTGAGCTCGCGCGGCTGCAACCAGACCTCGGGTTCCCTCACGGTCCTGCAGGTCACCCGCAACGCCGGCGCGCTCACCGCGTTCGCGGCCAGCTACTCCTACCAGTGCGACAACGACCAGCCGGTCACCGGCCAGGTCCGGTGGAACTCGACGGTCGGGTACAACGCCGTCGCCCTCAACACCTCCGGAATCGACTTCGGCAGCCAGGAGGTCAATGTCCCGGGCACCCCGCAGCAGGTGGTGCTGACGTCGCTGGGCTCCGAGGCGACCACGCTCGGCTCGGCCGGCATCGTGGGCCCGCACTCCTCGGCGTT
Proteins encoded in this window:
- a CDS encoding GDSL-type esterase/lipase family protein translates to MITNPDAVTVLCYGDSNTQGERPSDYDLGRWPADVRWTGQLQDLLGDGFSVIEEGLGGRTTDVDYADRVGKNGRTYLRPCLDTHTPLDIVVLMLGTNDLKIVFDRSADQIAAAVGGLLDDIETYGVGRAGPPKVILLSPAPVDDTKPGYYADEIPRYDTASVAKSRELADRLRALAEKRGHLFADIGIVAEVGDDGVHLTRDSHSAVAALVAARISDALAR
- a CDS encoding NAD-dependent epimerase/dehydratase family protein; this translates as MRIAVTGAGGFVGGAVCRGLVADGHRVVPLTRREWDITTGPMTDPPEVDAVVHCAAAVTDWGPLEPVRRANVDGTRHVLATFRTARFVHVSTASVYDPFRPTVRAVEAEAPVGRYLTGYAATKAAAEQLVLHRPDAVVLRPHAVYGPGDPTLLPRVLGAIRGRTLWIVGDGRAAQSLTSVANLVRAVGLACAGGPGGAYNIADAEPVEVGAALRDLLAARGLAVRVRGLPIGVAWPVAGALERGFRLAGTRRPPRLTRYAISHLAMERTLDLTRATTLLGYAPTPTSFAGAADW
- a CDS encoding class I adenylate-forming enzyme family protein, producing the protein MDLVAAVLSTADASPDALAIGEMTYGELARRVRCTAAGLLDAGLEPGDRVLFSVRPEAAGVVLALGIVAAGGTVVFADPGTGPELFAARLALAGPTWAAAESLLYATSRYGRGLARRRGLLLPSYRELPVRHVYAGRWLPGVPGGALSARRLASTPSITAGGAARGGSGVAGHAGSGVAGRSGVAHLADQEALVVFTSGSTAAPKAVVHTRGSLGAGLQLLATRCRIGPGDTVHTDQLMLGLPALVAGAHWTMPPYGFAPGADPARYAAGLRGATHAFCVPADLAVLLDAGITAPGLRHLLVGGAPVLPPLLRRARAALGGTEILAVYGMTEILPIAIATAEEKLAHTGPGDLIGEPLPGVLVTIAPDGELSVSGPNLCRGYLGEAPLDSHATGDLAAIDDGRLVLLGRKKDMIIRRKTNVYPGLYEPAISTLPGVREAALVGVPDEIGDERIVLAVVPDLVREPGHDGRPGRTGGPGDGHELVAELRARLPHVIDASALPDEIVPVAAIPTVGRTRKPDREALRRLVTGDRAEAGKP